TACCAATCTTGACAAATTGCTTTGGCCGGAAGCGGGTATTACAAAATCGGCCTACATCGAATATGTCATCCGGATGGCAGCGTACCTGCTCCCTCATCTGAAAGACCGACCTCTGACGCTGGTTCGCTTTCCGCACGGAGTATCGGGAAAATCGTTCTACCAAAAAAACGCTCCGCCGGACACGCCGGAGTGGGTCGCCACATATCCGGTTTATTCGGCCGAAAGCAAACGGGTTGTCCACTATATACTGGCGAATAACACGGCCACCTTAATCTGGTTGGCAAATCAAGCCTGTATCGAGCTTCACCCGTGGTATTCCAAAATTCAGGCCCCAAACAATCCGACAAATATTGCGATTGATTTGGATCCTTCCGTACCTGGCTTCGAAAAAATCAAACATACCGCGTTTTTAATCAAAGAAATTCTCGACGATCTGCAGATGCCCAGCTATCCGAAAACATCCGGCGCCACCGGACTGCAGATTTTTATTCCGCTCCGTCCCGGATTTTCGTTTGAACAGACAAGAAAAGTCACAAAATTTATTGCTCATTTCATGGCCCATCAATATCCTGATTTGGTCACGGTAGAGCGGCTGGTCAAAAACCGGGGAGACAAAATCTATATTGATTATCTGCAGCATGCTCCGCATAAAACGCTGGTAGCTCCCTATTCTCCCCGGCCCCATCCGGATGCGAAAGTTTCCGCGCCGCTTACATGGCGGGAATTGGCACAAGGAGCCGTTCCGGAAGATTTCACAATACGTACGATGCCGGAACGGGTTCAACAGGTGGGGGATTTGTTTCAACCCATGGAACAAGCGGGTATCGACATTACCGAAATCTTACATTTCATCGAAAACCACCCTTATTTCGACGTGCCGTATTGACATTTAGAATACCCGCTGTTTAAATGAAACCGTAACAGACAGATCGGACGAACACGGAAGTATTACCGGGGAGGATCGAAATGAGGGCTGATTTTGCCATAATCGGGGGAACAGGCGTGTATGACGCTGGTTTATTGTCATCAGTCGATCACCTCCAGATCGATACGCCGTTCGGTGTTTCATTCATTGATATAGGGGAGTATGCCGGACAACAAGTGGCGTTTCTCTCCCGCCACGGAAAAGGGCATGCGGTTCCGCCGCATCGGGTCAACTATCGTGCCAATATTGCCGCGCTCCGGCAGCTTGGCGTTAAGCAGGTGCTGGCGACAGCAGCTGTTGGTTCTTTAAAAGAGGAAATCGCTCCGGGCGAATTATTGATTGTGGACGATTTTATAGATATGACCAAAAGCAGAGAAACCACCTTTTACGAAGGGGAAAATGGGGTGGTGCACATCGATATGAGCGATCCGTACTGCGGTCGGCTGCGCCGTCTTATCGCGGAAACGGCGGATCGAAATGGAATCGAAGTCAAGCCGGGAGGCGTCTACGTGTGCACAGAGGGGCCCCGTTTTGAAACGACGGCTGAAATTCGCATGTATGCAAGGCTTGGCGGCGACGTTGTCGGTATGACATCTGTCCCGGAGGTCGTCTTGGCAAAAGAAGCGGAGATGTGTTATGCAACTGTCGCGATCGTGACCAATTATTGCACAGGCATTGCCGACTCATTTTTGACTCATCAGGAAGTGGCAGACACGATGAGAGCCAACATTGAAAAAGTGCGGCGTTTGTTTTTTGAGTTGATCAAACGCGGCCTGGAAGAGCGAACCTGCCGATGTCCACATGCTTTGGCGGAATTGGGATCGCTTTAAAAATTTACATAGATTAGTGGTTGGGATGGGGGATTGCCGTGCGGGCGATGGAATGGAACGGAGAAACACTTTTGCTGCTTGATCAATTACAGTTGCCCGGGGCAGTAAAATGGATCGAATGTTCGGACGTGGAACAGGTGGCAGAGGCAATTGAAACGATGAAAGTGCGCGGAGCGCCGGCGATTGGTGCGGCCGCCGCATTCGGTATTGTGATGGGAGCCCGACAGGCTGTCAATCGCGATAAAAATGAATTTTTCAACCAAATAGAACGGATTTGTGACCGACTGGCCAGAACGCGTCCGACAGCAGTCAACCTGTTTTGGGCGATTCAACGTATCAAGTCGTTAATCGAGACTAATGCGGATCTGGATGTGCCGCAGATCGTGGAACTGATTCGACGGGAAGCGGAGTCCATTATGACGGAGGACATCGCGATCAATCAATCAATCGGTCAAAACGGTGAGCCTTATATCCCGAAGGGGGCCCGAATCTTAACGCATTGCAATACAGGTTCCCTGGCAACCGCAGGGTATGGCACGGCGCTTGGTGTGATTCGTGCCGCTCATTCAGCGGGCAAAGAAATTACCGTATGGGCGGATGAAACCCGTCCTTACCTGCAAGGTGCCCGTTTGACCGCGTTCGAACTGCAGCAGGATCAGATTCCTGTGACGATCGTCACCGATTCGATGGCAGGTCATTTAATGAAAGAAAAGAAGGTCGATTTGGTCATTGTAGGTGCGGACCGAATCGCGGCAAACGGTGATACAGCCAACAAAATTGGCACGTATTCACTCGCCGTCCTGGCGCATTATCATCACATCCCTTTCTATGTGGCGGCTCCCACGTCCACCTTGGATTTCTCCATCAAAAGCGGGGAGCAAATCGAAATTGAACAACGATCAGCCGATGAGGTGTTATCGATCGGCGGTATCCGAATTGCGCCGCCAGGTGTTGCTGCGTTGCATCCTGCGTTTGATGTGACACCGCATTCGCTTATTACGGCGATCATAACAGAAAAAGGTGTCGTAGAATCACCTGACGCCAACCGAATGGAATATCTCAGGGGGAAGGGTTAAATCAGATGGAGACACAAGTAAGGGAGATCAAGGAACAAGTCTTGCAAGCTGCCAAAGAAATGCATGAACAGGGACTGGTCGTATCCGTTTGGGGAAACTTGT
The sequence above is a segment of the Effusibacillus dendaii genome. Coding sequences within it:
- the ligD gene encoding non-homologous end-joining DNA ligase, which codes for MLETLLAEYPVRLTNLDKLLWPEAGITKSAYIEYVIRMAAYLLPHLKDRPLTLVRFPHGVSGKSFYQKNAPPDTPEWVATYPVYSAESKRVVHYILANNTATLIWLANQACIELHPWYSKIQAPNNPTNIAIDLDPSVPGFEKIKHTAFLIKEILDDLQMPSYPKTSGATGLQIFIPLRPGFSFEQTRKVTKFIAHFMAHQYPDLVTVERLVKNRGDKIYIDYLQHAPHKTLVAPYSPRPHPDAKVSAPLTWRELAQGAVPEDFTIRTMPERVQQVGDLFQPMEQAGIDITEILHFIENHPYFDVPY
- the mtnP gene encoding S-methyl-5'-thioadenosine phosphorylase; its protein translation is MRADFAIIGGTGVYDAGLLSSVDHLQIDTPFGVSFIDIGEYAGQQVAFLSRHGKGHAVPPHRVNYRANIAALRQLGVKQVLATAAVGSLKEEIAPGELLIVDDFIDMTKSRETTFYEGENGVVHIDMSDPYCGRLRRLIAETADRNGIEVKPGGVYVCTEGPRFETTAEIRMYARLGGDVVGMTSVPEVVLAKEAEMCYATVAIVTNYCTGIADSFLTHQEVADTMRANIEKVRRLFFELIKRGLEERTCRCPHALAELGSL
- the mtnA gene encoding S-methyl-5-thioribose-1-phosphate isomerase, which translates into the protein MEWNGETLLLLDQLQLPGAVKWIECSDVEQVAEAIETMKVRGAPAIGAAAAFGIVMGARQAVNRDKNEFFNQIERICDRLARTRPTAVNLFWAIQRIKSLIETNADLDVPQIVELIRREAESIMTEDIAINQSIGQNGEPYIPKGARILTHCNTGSLATAGYGTALGVIRAAHSAGKEITVWADETRPYLQGARLTAFELQQDQIPVTIVTDSMAGHLMKEKKVDLVIVGADRIAANGDTANKIGTYSLAVLAHYHHIPFYVAAPTSTLDFSIKSGEQIEIEQRSADEVLSIGGIRIAPPGVAALHPAFDVTPHSLITAIITEKGVVESPDANRMEYLRGKG